GATAACAAATGGCAGTGAACATTCAAATTACCTGCACTGCAAACCAGTGTGTTTTTAATTTtgacaatacattaaaaaaaacatcatgaaGCAGCctgagtttatttttttcaaactgaCTAAAGCATTTGTTTTTAGGTGAAAATAAAGTGGGTATAAAACTTATGTAATTTGAACATTTAGATTTACACTACCTTCATCTTTAAGGCTCTGAATGAAGTCCTGTAAGTAATTCACAATTTGTGATTCTCTCTGTCGTTTCAATGAACCCATGTCACTTAAAATAGGTGACAGGGCCATTGTAAGGAAATCTGCATCAGGCTGTTAATTAGAATGAACAAACCTTTTGTTATAAACTActcaaaaacatgcaaaaaatcaTGTAACGTAACAATACTTACTTTTTCAAAATGTCCAGGAACAAACAATGGCTGCAATAAAATCCGAttctgttttatcatttcatgaaGGCCATACAGTTCCAATCCTTTGCACATTTGCTGTATCATTGGAAGTATTTGTAAAGATGAATGTAGGACAACAGCACTGCAATTCagaataaaaagaataaagaatgtaaaaaaaaaagaaataaatatatgtatattttagggGCAATTAAAGCAtgttagaaaatatatatatttattcatttatgaagTCAGATTGAAAAACCATTTTGATATTTAGGTTACACTTCAGTTTACAGTGCTCTACATACCATATACTTTCAAATTGACAGTTTTTAAGTTGTAACATTTAAGTACAAAGTAAAATTAACAATTTACTAACAATATGGCTAGAAATAGGTTTGTTTTAAAGTTAGTTGTAATTATGCATACTTGACTGTTATTGCTACACTTAGAAGTCATTTTTGTTACACGGACACTAAATTAAAGTGCtaccaaatatttaaaaagcacaacTACAGCAATTTACATTGATTATTGAAACTGTGCATTGCTAAAATTTTGCAACctctggggtaaaaaaaaaaaaaaaactttaaaaaaggtCTAGCAGGTCTacacgttgttgttgttttattattattattatatataaagttgaagtcagaattagcccccctgtttattttttcccacaatttctctttaacggagagaagatttttttcaacacagttctaaacatactactgtgtgtgcgcgcacttagcctcggagacgagcagagcacactcatctaacgccatcttaatgcgagcgctttaatggtcaaataaaaatacatgcacatttgtgtcagagcgctgTGTTTAGTGTTTATTCATATTAACACTCATTTGTgtaaaaaacaatcaagttgagaatcaaaagacacgagaaagagaaaccatatctgagccgcactattcttaaagtggcAGTgcgcaatatttttttttctgacagtgaagatgcttaaagcagtttgtttcatatttttattctattgtatttatttccctttccttatttacagggaggaaaataactgcatatataaaatcagatttttttgccctcctgaattattagcgacccTTTCCCCCCAGTTTCAGTTGATTggaaagatttattttcaacccatttttaaacaacagatttaataactcatttctaataactgatttcttttatctttgctatgatgacagcacattatattttacaagatatttttcaagatactagtatgcagcttaaagtgacattcaaaggcttaataagggtaattaagcaagtcattgtttaacagtagtttcttctgcagacaatcaaaaatattgcttaagagggctaataatatagagCTATTacaatgggtttcaaaatatttaaacctgcttttattctagctgaaataaaacaaataagactttctccagaagaaaaatatactataggaaatgctgtgaaaaattcctctgttaaactttatttgggaaatatttatgtataaaaaaataaaacattcacaggtgggcgaataattttgacttcaactgataatcgttttgaataattgtgattacaattatgaccaaaataaccgCTATTATGATTTTCCCATAACCAAGCAGCCCTATAATTTAGTATGGCCCCTAaacaatgttacaaaaatgtaaatggccCTTGATAGAAAAAAGGTTCCCCACCCCTGGattatgtgactctgaagactggagtaatgaagctgaaaattcatcttgaaaatcactaaaataaatcattaaatttggttagaaactacttttgaacagttattttatagtgcaataacattttataattttaccatttgttctgtatttttgattaaataaatgcagtcttggtgagtaggagaagcttattttaaaacatttaaaaatcgtgAAAAACATTGTTGAATCATATTTACCTTAGAATGTCCTCCTTTCTTTCACATGTTAGAGGTCCAGTGTACCCACATCCGAGGATTCTTTCTAAAAGGTCAAGAAGAGCTGTAGCGTCCGCTGTCTCAATCTGAAATAATGAAATCAGTGCTTGTTCTTATCTGTAGTTTTGGCTAAAACTTAAATATACATAAGATGTACAGTGTAAGTACTGCTGAAAATAttgaacattatttttttaaatgtttagtgaACAGGAAcacaaatgaaatataaaattaacatttcaaaacgtaatttatttgtattattcaaaGCAGAATTTAACCATCATGTCACCTTTCACATGATTAATCAGATTTATTACCAAAACAAGTGTATTTAAAGACCAATTTGATGGAACGCAAACATTCTAAAAGTATATGGTTAATGTATCATTATAAAAGACTGATTTTTCTACATTGATAATCATAAAGGTATTATgaactaaatgcatttcttttgacaaaataaaattaagctGTGCAGTATTATTTGAGCACAAAAACACAGCCTTGTTGGTGAGAAAACGTAAACAAATTTAGTATGTTTACAAACATTTGACAAGTACTGTGGATAGTATTTAAATTAAAACCTTTTCGATGAGGTCTAGCAGATCTGCATCTGTAACTGTAGCCTTTGACAACTGATCTTTATCAATGTCCCCAGAAGAGATGAAATTGTAGATCCACTCCTGAAAAAAGTTAGGGGTAGTGCCATCTTGTGTAATGCTTACAGCCATGATTTCACCAATTGTCCTAAAATAAAAAAGGGCAGTTGATGAATTGGCaaagaatacatttaaaacaaaatctagTATATGATGCTATTAAATATACTTTAGttttaattcatttcaaaattgtattttatttataattgttttatttctg
The Danio rerio strain Tuebingen ecotype United States chromosome 4, GRCz12tu, whole genome shotgun sequence genome window above contains:
- the LOC108183976 gene encoding uncharacterized protein, with translation MAVSITQDGTTPNFFQEWIYNFISSGDIDKDQLSKATVTDADLLDLIEKIETADATALLDLLERILGCGYTGPLTCERKEDILSAVVLHSSLQILPMIQQMCKGLELYGLHEMIKQNRILLQPLFVPGHFEKPDADFLTMALSPILSDMGSLKRQRESQIVNYLQDFIQSLKDEEGETTSPECRDGDEQMEDGTKGDEKQEKITVSSFMQWLTGQGHVPVTSTEKAKFKIHVEFDHDCLLRYGKHSICYPLAHACSRTITLPAQHLGTYKDFLSIMQQAVSKSKEFGRS